In Microbulbifer salipaludis, a genomic segment contains:
- the dapE gene encoding succinyl-diaminopimelate desuccinylase, whose product MTPTIKLTCDLISKRSVTPEDAGCMELMLERLEKIGFKTERLRFGDTDNFWSVRGEEGPLFAFAGHTDVVPTGPEANWKYPPFEPQIVDGMLYGRGAADMKGSLAAMVVACEEFVAAHPDHKGRIAFLITSDEEGPAKHGTVKVVEWLEERGEKIDWCLVGEPSSTTLAGDVIKNGRRGSLGLELTVFGIQGHVAYPHLAENPVHKLAPALAELAAEEWDQGNDFFPATSFQVSNINGGTGATNVIPGDVKVVCNWRFSTETTAEQLESRARAIFDKHGLKYQADFNLSGQPFLTAEGPLVESAQKAIRTVTGRETELSTAGGTSDGRFIAPTGAQVVELGPVNATIHKVDECVKAEDLDLVKDMYRKILAGLLAR is encoded by the coding sequence ATGACCCCGACAATAAAGCTTACCTGCGACCTGATAAGTAAAAGATCCGTAACTCCAGAAGACGCTGGCTGTATGGAATTAATGCTCGAACGCCTGGAAAAAATCGGGTTCAAGACCGAACGCCTGCGCTTCGGTGATACCGATAACTTCTGGTCCGTGCGCGGCGAAGAGGGCCCACTGTTTGCTTTCGCCGGCCACACCGACGTGGTGCCAACCGGCCCGGAAGCAAACTGGAAATACCCACCGTTTGAACCACAAATCGTAGACGGCATGCTCTATGGCCGTGGCGCCGCGGATATGAAGGGCTCACTGGCCGCGATGGTCGTCGCCTGCGAAGAGTTTGTTGCCGCGCATCCAGATCACAAAGGCCGTATCGCGTTTCTGATTACCAGCGACGAAGAAGGCCCGGCCAAACACGGCACCGTGAAAGTGGTCGAATGGCTGGAAGAGCGGGGAGAGAAAATCGACTGGTGCCTGGTGGGCGAGCCTTCCAGTACCACCCTCGCCGGCGACGTCATCAAAAACGGGCGCCGCGGTTCACTGGGCCTCGAACTTACGGTGTTCGGCATTCAGGGCCATGTCGCCTACCCGCACCTGGCGGAAAATCCGGTACACAAGCTGGCGCCCGCACTGGCCGAACTGGCCGCTGAGGAATGGGATCAGGGCAACGATTTCTTCCCCGCCACCAGCTTTCAGGTCTCCAATATCAATGGCGGCACCGGAGCCACCAATGTGATTCCCGGCGATGTGAAAGTCGTGTGCAACTGGCGCTTCTCCACCGAAACCACCGCCGAGCAGCTGGAGAGCCGCGCCCGCGCAATTTTCGATAAACACGGCCTGAAGTACCAAGCCGACTTTAACCTGTCCGGCCAACCCTTCCTCACCGCAGAGGGCCCACTGGTGGAGTCCGCGCAGAAGGCCATCCGCACAGTCACCGGCCGCGAAACCGAACTGTCCACGGCCGGCGGCACCTCCGACGGCCGCTTTATCGCCCCCACCGGCGCACAGGTCGTAGAGCTCGGCCCGGTAAACGCCACCATTCACAAGGTAGATGAATGCGTGAAAGCGGAGGATCTCGATTTGGTTAAAGATATGTACCGCAAGATTCTGGCAGGACTTCTGGCCCGCTAG
- the dapD gene encoding 2,3,4,5-tetrahydropyridine-2,6-dicarboxylate N-succinyltransferase, whose protein sequence is MSNVYSIGFGVGTCNSKGEWLEVYFPQPLLNPADAVASAVTGTLNIEGGNVAVALEQAQLQPLAEQLESAGANEQAEILRQFAGSQRPLVAVVLHSDDAPQSVPESYLKLHLLSHRLVKPHGTKLDGIFGQLANVAWTNQGAIDLAELPQRQLEARLKGELLEVSCVDKFPKMTNYVVPTGVRIAHTARVRLGAYLGEGTTIMHEGFVNFNAGTEGPGMIEGRISAGVFVGAGSDLGGGSSTMGTLSGGGNIVISLGDGCLLGANAGTGIPLGDRCTVESGLYITSGTKVSVLDDKGEVAESVKARDLAGKSDLLFRRNSATGAVECLTNKSAVELNAELHSN, encoded by the coding sequence ATGAGCAACGTATACAGCATCGGCTTTGGCGTCGGCACCTGCAACAGCAAGGGCGAGTGGCTCGAAGTCTACTTCCCACAACCTCTGCTGAACCCGGCAGACGCGGTTGCCAGTGCAGTTACCGGGACGCTGAACATTGAAGGCGGCAATGTCGCTGTGGCACTGGAGCAGGCGCAGTTACAACCGCTTGCCGAACAGCTGGAAAGCGCCGGCGCCAATGAGCAGGCCGAGATTCTGCGCCAGTTTGCCGGCAGCCAGCGTCCGCTGGTGGCGGTCGTCTTGCACAGCGATGACGCGCCACAGTCTGTACCCGAGTCCTACCTGAAGCTACACCTGCTGTCTCACCGCCTGGTAAAGCCGCACGGCACCAAACTGGACGGTATTTTTGGCCAGCTGGCAAACGTTGCCTGGACCAACCAGGGGGCAATCGATCTGGCAGAACTGCCCCAGCGTCAGCTGGAAGCGCGCTTGAAGGGTGAGTTGCTGGAAGTGTCCTGCGTGGACAAGTTCCCGAAAATGACCAACTACGTGGTACCCACCGGCGTGCGTATCGCACACACCGCTCGTGTTCGCCTGGGTGCTTACCTGGGCGAAGGCACCACTATCATGCACGAGGGGTTTGTTAACTTTAACGCAGGTACTGAAGGCCCGGGCATGATCGAAGGCCGCATCTCTGCTGGCGTATTCGTGGGTGCCGGCTCTGATCTGGGCGGTGGCAGCTCCACCATGGGCACCCTGTCCGGTGGTGGCAATATCGTAATTTCCCTGGGCGATGGCTGCCTGCTGGGCGCCAACGCCGGCACCGGTATCCCGCTGGGCGATCGCTGCACCGTTGAGTCCGGTCTGTACATCACCTCCGGCACTAAAGTTTCTGTGCTCGACGACAAAGGCGAAGTGGCAGAGTCCGTAAAAGCGCGCGACCTCGCTGGCAAGTCAGACCTGTTGTTCCGCCGCAACTCTGCCACTGGTGCGGTCGAGTGTTTGACCAACAAAAGTGCCGTCGAGTTGAACGCTGAGCTGCATAGCAACTGA
- a CDS encoding ArsC family reductase has protein sequence MITLYGIKNCDTVKKARKWLEQNDVAYRFHDFREDGMSDVPLQQWLQEFGWEQVLNRRSTSWRALSDAQKNAMDNGSAESLASETPTLIKRPVMARGENTLFGFKADDYARFVE, from the coding sequence ATGATTACCCTTTACGGCATCAAGAATTGCGACACCGTAAAAAAAGCGCGCAAGTGGCTCGAGCAGAACGATGTGGCGTACCGCTTTCACGACTTCCGCGAAGACGGCATGAGTGATGTTCCCCTGCAGCAATGGCTGCAGGAATTCGGCTGGGAACAGGTATTGAATCGGCGCTCCACCAGCTGGCGTGCGCTGAGCGACGCGCAAAAAAACGCAATGGACAACGGTAGTGCCGAGTCTCTGGCCAGCGAAACGCCCACCCTGATCAAACGCCCGGTCATGGCCCGGGGTGAAAACACCCTGTTCGGCTTCAAGGCCGATGACTACGCCCGCTTCGTCGAGTAG
- the nth gene encoding endonuclease III yields MTAKNLLKKERVDYVLNRLEELYPETPVPLDHFDAYSLLVAVLLSAQCTDERVNQITPALWALADNPYDMAKVPVEKIREVIRPCGLSPQKSKAIQKLSEILVNEYHGQVPENMAALETLPGVGHKTASVVMAQAFGHPAFPVDTHIHRLAQRWGLTSGKNVVQTEKDLKRLFPKEKWNKLHLQIIFYGREYCSARGCDGTVCEICTTCYPARKHPKKINKA; encoded by the coding sequence ATGACCGCAAAGAATCTGTTAAAAAAAGAGCGCGTGGACTACGTGCTCAACCGGCTGGAAGAGCTCTACCCGGAAACGCCGGTCCCGCTGGACCACTTCGACGCCTACTCCCTGCTGGTGGCGGTACTGCTGTCGGCACAATGCACCGACGAACGGGTAAACCAGATTACGCCGGCCCTGTGGGCACTGGCAGACAACCCGTACGATATGGCCAAAGTACCGGTAGAGAAGATCCGCGAAGTCATCCGCCCTTGCGGACTGTCGCCGCAGAAATCGAAGGCCATCCAGAAACTCTCGGAAATTCTGGTCAACGAATACCACGGCCAGGTACCGGAGAATATGGCAGCACTGGAAACCCTTCCCGGTGTTGGCCACAAGACCGCAAGCGTGGTGATGGCGCAGGCCTTCGGCCACCCGGCATTTCCGGTGGACACCCACATCCACCGTCTGGCCCAGCGCTGGGGGCTCACCTCAGGAAAAAATGTGGTGCAGACTGAGAAAGACCTGAAGCGCTTATTCCCCAAGGAAAAGTGGAACAAACTGCACTTGCAGATCATTTTCTACGGACGCGAATACTGTAGCGCACGGGGCTGCGATGGTACCGTGTGTGAAATTTGCACCACCTGTTACCCTGCGCGCAAACACCCGAAAAAAATCAACAAAGCCTGA
- the dapC gene encoding succinyldiaminopimelate transaminase, with protein sequence MNPNLQQLQPYPFAKLATLKEGLEPPAALSHIALSIGEPKHTPPAFVRDELIDNLDKLSAYPLTKGLDALRETIARWLCQRFQLDHVDAASQVIPVNGTREALFAFAQAVVSPGARVLMPNPFYQIYEGAALLAGATPHFINCSAETGFKPDFDAVPETVWQQCELLYLCTPGNPTGALLDMDDLKRLIALADRYQFTIASDECYSELYFDETSPPAGLLQACAELGRDDYRRCVVFHSLSKRSNLPGLRSGFVAGDAEVLEKFLLYRTYHGCAMPVPTQYASIAAWQDEQHVKENRALYRQKFDAVLDILDGCLDVQKPEASFYLWPRVGDGEAFARELFRQQHITVLPGAYLAREANGVNPGTEYVRMALVATLDECIEGAKRIKQFCR encoded by the coding sequence ATGAACCCGAATTTGCAACAGCTACAGCCCTACCCTTTCGCCAAACTGGCGACACTCAAGGAGGGGCTGGAACCGCCGGCGGCACTCAGCCATATCGCGCTGTCAATCGGCGAACCCAAACACACCCCGCCGGCCTTTGTGCGCGACGAGCTGATCGACAATCTGGACAAGCTCTCAGCCTACCCTCTCACCAAGGGGCTGGATGCACTGCGCGAAACCATAGCCCGCTGGCTATGCCAGCGCTTTCAGCTGGATCACGTCGACGCGGCCAGCCAGGTCATTCCGGTCAACGGAACCCGCGAAGCGCTGTTTGCGTTCGCGCAGGCGGTGGTATCGCCCGGTGCCAGGGTACTGATGCCCAATCCCTTCTACCAGATATACGAGGGCGCCGCGCTGCTGGCGGGCGCCACGCCACACTTCATCAATTGCAGTGCCGAAACCGGCTTCAAGCCAGACTTTGACGCGGTCCCTGAAACTGTCTGGCAGCAGTGCGAACTGCTGTACCTGTGCACGCCGGGCAACCCCACCGGCGCCCTGCTGGACATGGACGACCTGAAGCGCCTGATTGCCCTGGCCGATCGCTACCAGTTCACCATCGCGTCTGACGAGTGCTACTCGGAACTCTATTTCGATGAGACCAGCCCGCCCGCAGGCCTGCTACAGGCCTGTGCGGAGCTGGGCCGCGACGACTACCGCCGCTGCGTTGTGTTTCACAGCCTGTCAAAGCGCTCCAACCTGCCGGGCCTGCGGTCAGGCTTTGTCGCGGGCGATGCTGAGGTTCTGGAAAAATTCCTGCTCTACCGCACCTATCACGGCTGCGCCATGCCGGTGCCAACCCAGTACGCCTCCATCGCCGCCTGGCAAGACGAGCAGCACGTGAAGGAAAACCGCGCACTATACCGACAGAAATTCGATGCCGTACTGGACATTCTCGACGGCTGTCTGGATGTGCAGAAACCCGAAGCGAGTTTTTACCTGTGGCCCCGCGTGGGCGATGGCGAGGCATTTGCCCGCGAGCTGTTCCGCCAACAACATATTACCGTCCTCCCCGGTGCCTACCTGGCCCGCGAGGCCAACGGGGTAAACCCGGGCACGGAATATGTCCGTATGGCCCTGGTCGCCACCCTGGATGAATGTATCGAAGGGGCAAAACGCATCAAGCAGTTCTGCCGTTAA